A section of the Styela clava chromosome 9, kaStyClav1.hap1.2, whole genome shotgun sequence genome encodes:
- the LOC120338939 gene encoding uncharacterized protein LOC120338939 isoform X1, with protein sequence MEISAFGFLICALSVMKCLVANAQHVGIGENNYCTVVGNQCLNGGRCADRSVRPSIVSWYVCDCPPGFSGDHCEYGSPVSGGGLKNDYCKVNRNPCINGGLCFDRSVLPSIASWYVCECPAGFRGDHCEFNRPESGERQRNNYCAVNRNPCLNGGSCVDRSARPSIVSWYVCDCQSGFSGDHCETSGQSGGQRNNYCAMNRNPCLNGGSCIDRSARPSIVSWYVCDCPMGLSGDHCELTGSGNQRNNYCAVNRNPCLNSGRCVDRSTRPSIVSWYTCDCVFGYTGDHCEHSDSGNQRNNYCAVNRNPCLNSGRCVDRSSRPSIVSWYTCDCVFGYTGDHCEYTDSGNQRNNYCAVNKNPCLNSGRCVDRSTRPSIVSWYTCDCVLGYTGDHCEYTDSGGQRNNYCAVNRNPCLNNGRCIDRSIRPSILPSWYICDCPSGFTGGHCEYTDQDKQKNNNYCAVNRNPCLNNGMCIDRSSRPYIVSWYVCQCQTGYSGDHCEFTGSSGTRNYYCAMNRNPCLNRGMCVDRSTRPELVSWYVCDCPVGFSGDHCELFGTANIGRYCVQNPNLCLNRGVCVDRSQDSSVSLYKCRCQSGYTGDRCHIPSDVKIYIATGFCATNSITCLHGGYCVDRSIDPTLQALYRCRCPMGCSGQICQNCYGLGYESRQGPNCEEGACQNNGTCVDLGNTRICYCPPGCSGYNCETCTKFIGTSEITSPCDPNPCLKDCSCELSCNRADGYFCQSESGFLGKNCSIRAPTLVCGTNSIEISVSEEFVIENNFGIANGFLILSPAPGIEESSCVAKIATNGNYDFSIPLPFNGCGMTSQVSSNGDVVFGNTVWYNKVLTGGFDVPIPAAHFQCTYSRQYGVVTSIRPVRVDITRISNTFELKPHIGLCKSPSCPEKCPSYLNLSDGAAYSVGEYLHLTLSLDIGEQNMDLVSTVDELYLSCSNGGSGSDVYLLRGSCEANSGIPFEVSLSGHSKVCVSFAVPDLKCTTFFIHAVMKPCWSTDLQSCSSFENQFCKNGLSSTRKRRYASKDDIIVGPLYLVLNASNGIPEMQMYSDGPKILKSKAPTINSIGKNLLFTTSATDVAKFGIRRIQIGIATTISVVLLLIIIALAAISFARKSRNPKVLE encoded by the exons ATGGAAATATCGGCTTTTGGATTTCT AATCTGTGCGCTGAGCGTCATGAAATGTCTGGTTGCGAATG CTCAACATGTGGGTATTGGAGAGAACAATTATTGCACCGTGGTTGGAAACCAGTGTTTAAACGGTGGCCGTTGCGCGGATCGTTCTGTCCGTCCATCAATAGTTTCGTGGTACGTTTGCGATTGTCCACCTGGGTTTTCTGGAGATCATTGCGAATACGGCTCTCCAG TGTCTGGCGGAGGGTTGAAAAACGATTATTGCAAGGTTAACAGAAATCCATGCATCAACGGTGGCTTGTGCTTTGATCGGTCAGTTTTGCCTTCCATTGCTTCTTGGTACGTGTGCGAATGTCCTGCGGGTTTTAGGGGAGATCATTGTGAATTCAACAGGCCAG AATCTGGTGAAAGACAACGTAATAACTACTGTGCAGTAAACCGAAATCCATGTTTAAATGGTGGATCTTGTGTAGATCGTTCAGCTCGACCTTCAATAGTGTCATGGTATGTGTGCGACTGTCAATCCGGTTTCTCAGGAGATCATTGCGAAACTTCGG GCCAATCAGGTGGGCAGCGAAATAACTACTGCGCGATGAATAGGAATCCGTGTTTGAACGGTGGATCGTGTATAGATCGTTCAGCTCGCCCTTCCATAGTTTCCTGGTACGTGTGCGATTGTCCTATGGGATTATCTGGAGATCATTGTGAATTGACAG GTTCTGGCAATCAGAGGAATAACTATTGTGCAGTAAACAGAAATCCTTGTTTGAATAGTGGCAGATGTGTTGACCGTTCTACCCGGCCCTCAATAGTATCTTGGTACACGTGTGACTGCGTATTCGGCTACACTGGCGACCATTGTGAACATTCTG ACTCTGGCAATCAAAGGAATAACTATTGTGCAGTGAACAGAAATCCTTGTTTGAATAGTGGCAGATGTGTTGACCGTTCTTCTCGGCCTTCAATAGTATCTTGGTACACGTGTGACTGCGTTTTCGGCTACACTGGCGACCACTGTGAATATACTG ACTCTGGCAATCAAAGGAATAACTATTGTGCAGTGAACAAAAATCCTTGTTTGAATAGTGGCAGATGTGTTGACCGTTCTACTCGGCCCTCGATAGTATCTTGGTACACGTGTGACTGCGTACTCGGCTACACTGGCGACCACTGTGAATATACTG ATTCAGGTGGCCAAAGGAACAACTATTGTGCAGTGAACCGAAATCCTTGTTTGAATAATGGAAGGTGTATCGATCGTTCAATTAGGCCGTCAATATTACCATCTTGGTACATATGCGATTGTCCTTCCGGATTCACTGGTGGCCACTGCGAATATACTG ATCAAGATAAACAGAAAAACAACAATTATTGTGCGGTGAATAGGAATCCTTGCTTAAACAATGGAATGTGTATAGATCGTTCATCTCGCCCGTACATTGTGTCGTGGTACGTGTGCCAGTGCCAAACTGGATACTCGGGAGATCATTGTGAATTTACGG GATCAAGTGGAACGAGAAACTATTACTGCGCAATGAACAGAAATCCTTGCTTGAACCGTGGCATGTGTGTGGACAGATCAACTCGACCTGAACTTGTTTCCTGGTACGTCTGTGATTGTCCCGTGGGATTCTCTGGAGATCACTGCGAACTTTTCGGAACAG CTAACATTGGTCGATATTGTGTTCAAAATCCGAATCTATGCCTGAATCGAGGAGTTTGTGTGGACAGATCTCAAGATTCTTCTGTGTCATTATACAAATGCCGGTGTCAAAGCGGATACACGGGAGATCGGTGTCACATTCCATCAG ATGTAAAGATATATATAGCTACAGGTTTTTGTGCAACCAATTCAATCACTTGTCTTCACGGTGGATACTGCGTCGACCGCAGCATTGACCCGACCTTACAAGCTCTGTATCGCTGTCGGTGTCCGATGGGGTGCAGTGGGCAAATCTGTCAAAATTGTTACG GGCTGGGATACGAGTCCAGGCAAGGACCGAATTGTGAAGAGGGAGCTTGCCAGAATAATGGAACCTGTGTTGACCTTGGAAATACAAGAATTTGTTATTGTCCGCCTGGGTGTTCCGGTTACAATTGTGAAACTTGTACAA aattcatAGGAACTTCAGAAATAACTTCTCCTTGTGATCCTAATCCATGTTTGAAAGATTGTTCTTGTGAATTGTCATGCAATCGTGCTGACGGTTACTTCTGTCAAAGTGAATCCGGATTTTTAGGAAAGAATTGCTCTATAC GTGCACCGACCCTGGTTTGTGGAACAAATAGTATCGAAATTTCAGTATCCGAAGAGTTTGTCATCGAAAATAATTTTGGCATTGCAAACGGCTTTCTCATTCTGTCTCCTGCTCCTGGCATTGAGGAGTCTAGCTGTGTCG CCAAGATTGCCACGAACGGAAATTATGATTTTTCAATCCCTCTACCGTTCAACGGGTGTGGGATGACATCGCAAGTTTCATCAAACGGCGATGTTGTTTTCGGGAACACGGTGTGGTACAACAAAGTGCTTACAGGTGGATTTGATGTTCCAATACCAGCTGCGCATTTTCAGTGTACATATTCGAGGCAGTACGGAGTTGTGACATCGATAAGACCAGT GCGTGTGGATATCACACGGATCTCAAACACATTTGAGCTAAAGCCGCACATCGGTCTTTGTAAATCGCCATCTTGTCCAGAGAAATGTCCTTCCTATTTAAACTTATCAGATGGTGCAGCATACTCTGTTGGTGAATATCTACATTTAACGCTGTCACTTGACATAGGAGAACag AACATGGACTTAGTGAGCACCGTGGATGAATTGTATTTGTCTTGCTCCAATGGTGGCTCTGGTTCCGACGTGTATCTACTACGAGGAAGTTGTGAGGCAAATTCGGGAATTCCTTTCGAAGTTTCATTATCGGGGCATTCTAAAGTTTGCGTGTCATTTGCCGTACCGGATCTTAAATGTACTACTTTCTTTATACATGCCGTGATGAAACCTTGCTGGTCTACAGATTTGCAG TCCTGTTCGTCGTTCGAAAACCAGTTCTGCAAGAATGGGTTATCATCCACACGAAAGAGAAGATACGCATCCAAGGATGATATTATTGTCGGGCCACTATATTTAGTATTGAATGCTTCGAATGGGATACCAGAAATGCAGATGTACTCCGATGGCCCTAAGATACTGAAGTCGAAAGCGCCCACAATTAACTCTATCGGAAAAAATCTGTTATTTACAACTTCCGCAACGGATGTGGCAAAATTTG GAATCAGACGCATCCAGATTGGAATCGCCACAACTATTTCTGTAGTGCTGCTGTTGATAATTATCGCCTTAGCTGCAATTTCATTTGCACGGAAGTCCAGAAATCCAAAAGTTCTGGAATAG
- the LOC120338939 gene encoding uncharacterized protein LOC120338939 isoform X2 has translation MEISAFGFLICALSVMKCLVANAQHVGIGENNYCTVVGNQCLNGGRCADRSVRPSIVSWYVCDCPPGFSGDHCEYGSPVSGGGLKNDYCKVNRNPCINGGLCFDRSVLPSIASWYVCECPAGFRGDHCEFNRPESGERQRNNYCAVNRNPCLNGGSCVDRSARPSIVSWYVCDCQSGFSGDHCETSGQSGGQRNNYCAMNRNPCLNGGSCIDRSARPSIVSWYVCDCPMGLSGDHCELTGSGNQRNNYCAVNRNPCLNSGRCVDRSTRPSIVSWYTCDCVFGYTGDHCEHSDSGNQRNNYCAVNRNPCLNSGRCVDRSSRPSIVSWYTCDCVFGYTGDHCEYTDSGNQRNNYCAVNKNPCLNSGRCVDRSTRPSIVSWYTCDCVLGYTGDHCEYTGGQRNNYCAVNRNPCLNNGRCIDRSIRPSILPSWYICDCPSGFTGGHCEYTDQDKQKNNNYCAVNRNPCLNNGMCIDRSSRPYIVSWYVCQCQTGYSGDHCEFTGSSGTRNYYCAMNRNPCLNRGMCVDRSTRPELVSWYVCDCPVGFSGDHCELFGTANIGRYCVQNPNLCLNRGVCVDRSQDSSVSLYKCRCQSGYTGDRCHIPSDVKIYIATGFCATNSITCLHGGYCVDRSIDPTLQALYRCRCPMGCSGQICQNCYGLGYESRQGPNCEEGACQNNGTCVDLGNTRICYCPPGCSGYNCETCTKFIGTSEITSPCDPNPCLKDCSCELSCNRADGYFCQSESGFLGKNCSIRAPTLVCGTNSIEISVSEEFVIENNFGIANGFLILSPAPGIEESSCVAKIATNGNYDFSIPLPFNGCGMTSQVSSNGDVVFGNTVWYNKVLTGGFDVPIPAAHFQCTYSRQYGVVTSIRPVRVDITRISNTFELKPHIGLCKSPSCPEKCPSYLNLSDGAAYSVGEYLHLTLSLDIGEQNMDLVSTVDELYLSCSNGGSGSDVYLLRGSCEANSGIPFEVSLSGHSKVCVSFAVPDLKCTTFFIHAVMKPCWSTDLQSCSSFENQFCKNGLSSTRKRRYASKDDIIVGPLYLVLNASNGIPEMQMYSDGPKILKSKAPTINSIGKNLLFTTSATDVAKFGIRRIQIGIATTISVVLLLIIIALAAISFARKSRNPKVLE, from the exons ATGGAAATATCGGCTTTTGGATTTCT AATCTGTGCGCTGAGCGTCATGAAATGTCTGGTTGCGAATG CTCAACATGTGGGTATTGGAGAGAACAATTATTGCACCGTGGTTGGAAACCAGTGTTTAAACGGTGGCCGTTGCGCGGATCGTTCTGTCCGTCCATCAATAGTTTCGTGGTACGTTTGCGATTGTCCACCTGGGTTTTCTGGAGATCATTGCGAATACGGCTCTCCAG TGTCTGGCGGAGGGTTGAAAAACGATTATTGCAAGGTTAACAGAAATCCATGCATCAACGGTGGCTTGTGCTTTGATCGGTCAGTTTTGCCTTCCATTGCTTCTTGGTACGTGTGCGAATGTCCTGCGGGTTTTAGGGGAGATCATTGTGAATTCAACAGGCCAG AATCTGGTGAAAGACAACGTAATAACTACTGTGCAGTAAACCGAAATCCATGTTTAAATGGTGGATCTTGTGTAGATCGTTCAGCTCGACCTTCAATAGTGTCATGGTATGTGTGCGACTGTCAATCCGGTTTCTCAGGAGATCATTGCGAAACTTCGG GCCAATCAGGTGGGCAGCGAAATAACTACTGCGCGATGAATAGGAATCCGTGTTTGAACGGTGGATCGTGTATAGATCGTTCAGCTCGCCCTTCCATAGTTTCCTGGTACGTGTGCGATTGTCCTATGGGATTATCTGGAGATCATTGTGAATTGACAG GTTCTGGCAATCAGAGGAATAACTATTGTGCAGTAAACAGAAATCCTTGTTTGAATAGTGGCAGATGTGTTGACCGTTCTACCCGGCCCTCAATAGTATCTTGGTACACGTGTGACTGCGTATTCGGCTACACTGGCGACCATTGTGAACATTCTG ACTCTGGCAATCAAAGGAATAACTATTGTGCAGTGAACAGAAATCCTTGTTTGAATAGTGGCAGATGTGTTGACCGTTCTTCTCGGCCTTCAATAGTATCTTGGTACACGTGTGACTGCGTTTTCGGCTACACTGGCGACCACTGTGAATATACTG ACTCTGGCAATCAAAGGAATAACTATTGTGCAGTGAACAAAAATCCTTGTTTGAATAGTGGCAGATGTGTTGACCGTTCTACTCGGCCCTCGATAGTATCTTGGTACACGTGTGACTGCGTACTCGGCTACACTGGCGACCACTGTGAATATACTG GTGGCCAAAGGAACAACTATTGTGCAGTGAACCGAAATCCTTGTTTGAATAATGGAAGGTGTATCGATCGTTCAATTAGGCCGTCAATATTACCATCTTGGTACATATGCGATTGTCCTTCCGGATTCACTGGTGGCCACTGCGAATATACTG ATCAAGATAAACAGAAAAACAACAATTATTGTGCGGTGAATAGGAATCCTTGCTTAAACAATGGAATGTGTATAGATCGTTCATCTCGCCCGTACATTGTGTCGTGGTACGTGTGCCAGTGCCAAACTGGATACTCGGGAGATCATTGTGAATTTACGG GATCAAGTGGAACGAGAAACTATTACTGCGCAATGAACAGAAATCCTTGCTTGAACCGTGGCATGTGTGTGGACAGATCAACTCGACCTGAACTTGTTTCCTGGTACGTCTGTGATTGTCCCGTGGGATTCTCTGGAGATCACTGCGAACTTTTCGGAACAG CTAACATTGGTCGATATTGTGTTCAAAATCCGAATCTATGCCTGAATCGAGGAGTTTGTGTGGACAGATCTCAAGATTCTTCTGTGTCATTATACAAATGCCGGTGTCAAAGCGGATACACGGGAGATCGGTGTCACATTCCATCAG ATGTAAAGATATATATAGCTACAGGTTTTTGTGCAACCAATTCAATCACTTGTCTTCACGGTGGATACTGCGTCGACCGCAGCATTGACCCGACCTTACAAGCTCTGTATCGCTGTCGGTGTCCGATGGGGTGCAGTGGGCAAATCTGTCAAAATTGTTACG GGCTGGGATACGAGTCCAGGCAAGGACCGAATTGTGAAGAGGGAGCTTGCCAGAATAATGGAACCTGTGTTGACCTTGGAAATACAAGAATTTGTTATTGTCCGCCTGGGTGTTCCGGTTACAATTGTGAAACTTGTACAA aattcatAGGAACTTCAGAAATAACTTCTCCTTGTGATCCTAATCCATGTTTGAAAGATTGTTCTTGTGAATTGTCATGCAATCGTGCTGACGGTTACTTCTGTCAAAGTGAATCCGGATTTTTAGGAAAGAATTGCTCTATAC GTGCACCGACCCTGGTTTGTGGAACAAATAGTATCGAAATTTCAGTATCCGAAGAGTTTGTCATCGAAAATAATTTTGGCATTGCAAACGGCTTTCTCATTCTGTCTCCTGCTCCTGGCATTGAGGAGTCTAGCTGTGTCG CCAAGATTGCCACGAACGGAAATTATGATTTTTCAATCCCTCTACCGTTCAACGGGTGTGGGATGACATCGCAAGTTTCATCAAACGGCGATGTTGTTTTCGGGAACACGGTGTGGTACAACAAAGTGCTTACAGGTGGATTTGATGTTCCAATACCAGCTGCGCATTTTCAGTGTACATATTCGAGGCAGTACGGAGTTGTGACATCGATAAGACCAGT GCGTGTGGATATCACACGGATCTCAAACACATTTGAGCTAAAGCCGCACATCGGTCTTTGTAAATCGCCATCTTGTCCAGAGAAATGTCCTTCCTATTTAAACTTATCAGATGGTGCAGCATACTCTGTTGGTGAATATCTACATTTAACGCTGTCACTTGACATAGGAGAACag AACATGGACTTAGTGAGCACCGTGGATGAATTGTATTTGTCTTGCTCCAATGGTGGCTCTGGTTCCGACGTGTATCTACTACGAGGAAGTTGTGAGGCAAATTCGGGAATTCCTTTCGAAGTTTCATTATCGGGGCATTCTAAAGTTTGCGTGTCATTTGCCGTACCGGATCTTAAATGTACTACTTTCTTTATACATGCCGTGATGAAACCTTGCTGGTCTACAGATTTGCAG TCCTGTTCGTCGTTCGAAAACCAGTTCTGCAAGAATGGGTTATCATCCACACGAAAGAGAAGATACGCATCCAAGGATGATATTATTGTCGGGCCACTATATTTAGTATTGAATGCTTCGAATGGGATACCAGAAATGCAGATGTACTCCGATGGCCCTAAGATACTGAAGTCGAAAGCGCCCACAATTAACTCTATCGGAAAAAATCTGTTATTTACAACTTCCGCAACGGATGTGGCAAAATTTG GAATCAGACGCATCCAGATTGGAATCGCCACAACTATTTCTGTAGTGCTGCTGTTGATAATTATCGCCTTAGCTGCAATTTCATTTGCACGGAAGTCCAGAAATCCAAAAGTTCTGGAATAG
- the LOC120338939 gene encoding uncharacterized protein LOC120338939 isoform X4 has product MEISAFGFLICALSVMKCLVANAQHVGIGENNYCTVVGNQCLNGGRCADRSVRPSIVSWYVCDCPPGFSGDHCEYGSPVSGGGLKNDYCKVNRNPCINGGLCFDRSVLPSIASWYVCECPAGFRGDHCEFNRPESGERQRNNYCAVNRNPCLNGGSCVDRSARPSIVSWYVCDCQSGFSGDHCETSGQSGGQRNNYCAMNRNPCLNGGSCIDRSARPSIVSWYVCDCPMGLSGDHCELTDSGGQRNNYCAVNRNPCLNNGRCIDRSIRPSILPSWYICDCPSGFTGGHCEYTDQDKQKNNNYCAVNRNPCLNNGMCIDRSSRPYIVSWYVCQCQTGYSGDHCEFTGSSGTRNYYCAMNRNPCLNRGMCVDRSTRPELVSWYVCDCPVGFSGDHCELFGTANIGRYCVQNPNLCLNRGVCVDRSQDSSVSLYKCRCQSGYTGDRCHIPSDVKIYIATGFCATNSITCLHGGYCVDRSIDPTLQALYRCRCPMGCSGQICQNCYGLGYESRQGPNCEEGACQNNGTCVDLGNTRICYCPPGCSGYNCETCTKFIGTSEITSPCDPNPCLKDCSCELSCNRADGYFCQSESGFLGKNCSIRAPTLVCGTNSIEISVSEEFVIENNFGIANGFLILSPAPGIEESSCVAKIATNGNYDFSIPLPFNGCGMTSQVSSNGDVVFGNTVWYNKVLTGGFDVPIPAAHFQCTYSRQYGVVTSIRPVRVDITRISNTFELKPHIGLCKSPSCPEKCPSYLNLSDGAAYSVGEYLHLTLSLDIGEQNMDLVSTVDELYLSCSNGGSGSDVYLLRGSCEANSGIPFEVSLSGHSKVCVSFAVPDLKCTTFFIHAVMKPCWSTDLQSCSSFENQFCKNGLSSTRKRRYASKDDIIVGPLYLVLNASNGIPEMQMYSDGPKILKSKAPTINSIGKNLLFTTSATDVAKFGIRRIQIGIATTISVVLLLIIIALAAISFARKSRNPKVLE; this is encoded by the exons ATGGAAATATCGGCTTTTGGATTTCT AATCTGTGCGCTGAGCGTCATGAAATGTCTGGTTGCGAATG CTCAACATGTGGGTATTGGAGAGAACAATTATTGCACCGTGGTTGGAAACCAGTGTTTAAACGGTGGCCGTTGCGCGGATCGTTCTGTCCGTCCATCAATAGTTTCGTGGTACGTTTGCGATTGTCCACCTGGGTTTTCTGGAGATCATTGCGAATACGGCTCTCCAG TGTCTGGCGGAGGGTTGAAAAACGATTATTGCAAGGTTAACAGAAATCCATGCATCAACGGTGGCTTGTGCTTTGATCGGTCAGTTTTGCCTTCCATTGCTTCTTGGTACGTGTGCGAATGTCCTGCGGGTTTTAGGGGAGATCATTGTGAATTCAACAGGCCAG AATCTGGTGAAAGACAACGTAATAACTACTGTGCAGTAAACCGAAATCCATGTTTAAATGGTGGATCTTGTGTAGATCGTTCAGCTCGACCTTCAATAGTGTCATGGTATGTGTGCGACTGTCAATCCGGTTTCTCAGGAGATCATTGCGAAACTTCGG GCCAATCAGGTGGGCAGCGAAATAACTACTGCGCGATGAATAGGAATCCGTGTTTGAACGGTGGATCGTGTATAGATCGTTCAGCTCGCCCTTCCATAGTTTCCTGGTACGTGTGCGATTGTCCTATGGGATTATCTGGAGATCATTGTGAATTGACAG ATTCAGGTGGCCAAAGGAACAACTATTGTGCAGTGAACCGAAATCCTTGTTTGAATAATGGAAGGTGTATCGATCGTTCAATTAGGCCGTCAATATTACCATCTTGGTACATATGCGATTGTCCTTCCGGATTCACTGGTGGCCACTGCGAATATACTG ATCAAGATAAACAGAAAAACAACAATTATTGTGCGGTGAATAGGAATCCTTGCTTAAACAATGGAATGTGTATAGATCGTTCATCTCGCCCGTACATTGTGTCGTGGTACGTGTGCCAGTGCCAAACTGGATACTCGGGAGATCATTGTGAATTTACGG GATCAAGTGGAACGAGAAACTATTACTGCGCAATGAACAGAAATCCTTGCTTGAACCGTGGCATGTGTGTGGACAGATCAACTCGACCTGAACTTGTTTCCTGGTACGTCTGTGATTGTCCCGTGGGATTCTCTGGAGATCACTGCGAACTTTTCGGAACAG CTAACATTGGTCGATATTGTGTTCAAAATCCGAATCTATGCCTGAATCGAGGAGTTTGTGTGGACAGATCTCAAGATTCTTCTGTGTCATTATACAAATGCCGGTGTCAAAGCGGATACACGGGAGATCGGTGTCACATTCCATCAG ATGTAAAGATATATATAGCTACAGGTTTTTGTGCAACCAATTCAATCACTTGTCTTCACGGTGGATACTGCGTCGACCGCAGCATTGACCCGACCTTACAAGCTCTGTATCGCTGTCGGTGTCCGATGGGGTGCAGTGGGCAAATCTGTCAAAATTGTTACG GGCTGGGATACGAGTCCAGGCAAGGACCGAATTGTGAAGAGGGAGCTTGCCAGAATAATGGAACCTGTGTTGACCTTGGAAATACAAGAATTTGTTATTGTCCGCCTGGGTGTTCCGGTTACAATTGTGAAACTTGTACAA aattcatAGGAACTTCAGAAATAACTTCTCCTTGTGATCCTAATCCATGTTTGAAAGATTGTTCTTGTGAATTGTCATGCAATCGTGCTGACGGTTACTTCTGTCAAAGTGAATCCGGATTTTTAGGAAAGAATTGCTCTATAC GTGCACCGACCCTGGTTTGTGGAACAAATAGTATCGAAATTTCAGTATCCGAAGAGTTTGTCATCGAAAATAATTTTGGCATTGCAAACGGCTTTCTCATTCTGTCTCCTGCTCCTGGCATTGAGGAGTCTAGCTGTGTCG CCAAGATTGCCACGAACGGAAATTATGATTTTTCAATCCCTCTACCGTTCAACGGGTGTGGGATGACATCGCAAGTTTCATCAAACGGCGATGTTGTTTTCGGGAACACGGTGTGGTACAACAAAGTGCTTACAGGTGGATTTGATGTTCCAATACCAGCTGCGCATTTTCAGTGTACATATTCGAGGCAGTACGGAGTTGTGACATCGATAAGACCAGT GCGTGTGGATATCACACGGATCTCAAACACATTTGAGCTAAAGCCGCACATCGGTCTTTGTAAATCGCCATCTTGTCCAGAGAAATGTCCTTCCTATTTAAACTTATCAGATGGTGCAGCATACTCTGTTGGTGAATATCTACATTTAACGCTGTCACTTGACATAGGAGAACag AACATGGACTTAGTGAGCACCGTGGATGAATTGTATTTGTCTTGCTCCAATGGTGGCTCTGGTTCCGACGTGTATCTACTACGAGGAAGTTGTGAGGCAAATTCGGGAATTCCTTTCGAAGTTTCATTATCGGGGCATTCTAAAGTTTGCGTGTCATTTGCCGTACCGGATCTTAAATGTACTACTTTCTTTATACATGCCGTGATGAAACCTTGCTGGTCTACAGATTTGCAG TCCTGTTCGTCGTTCGAAAACCAGTTCTGCAAGAATGGGTTATCATCCACACGAAAGAGAAGATACGCATCCAAGGATGATATTATTGTCGGGCCACTATATTTAGTATTGAATGCTTCGAATGGGATACCAGAAATGCAGATGTACTCCGATGGCCCTAAGATACTGAAGTCGAAAGCGCCCACAATTAACTCTATCGGAAAAAATCTGTTATTTACAACTTCCGCAACGGATGTGGCAAAATTTG GAATCAGACGCATCCAGATTGGAATCGCCACAACTATTTCTGTAGTGCTGCTGTTGATAATTATCGCCTTAGCTGCAATTTCATTTGCACGGAAGTCCAGAAATCCAAAAGTTCTGGAATAG